A genome region from Candidatus Eisenbacteria bacterium includes the following:
- a CDS encoding IS110 family transposase encodes MDHIAIDLGGKESQICVRSADGTIIEELRWGTRRLDAYLKKRPRGRVILETSSEAFKVADAALELGHEVRVVPATLVPALGVGAHGVKTDRRDARVLSEVSSRVDLPSVHIPSAISRSWKATCTARESLVTARTQLINSTRSWMRCNLLTSSSRSSDTFVRRLRAAALASPHGLPDFIEHQLQVIEVLNDRIAQADAQLKLLVSEHPVCQRLMTIPGVGPVTALRFVAAVDRIERFPDAHSLQCYLGLVPGENSSSERKRRTSITKAGPPRVRWALAQAAWSFRRTQKAAPLALWADEVEKRRGKMIAMTALARRLAGIMYAIWRDCSRYDPAHRRPVPDA; translated from the coding sequence GGCAAGGAATCTCAGATCTGCGTTCGGTCAGCCGACGGCACAATTATCGAGGAGCTTCGCTGGGGAACCCGGCGACTGGACGCTTATCTCAAGAAGCGTCCGCGAGGTCGGGTCATCCTAGAGACGTCGAGCGAAGCGTTCAAAGTTGCCGACGCGGCCCTCGAGCTCGGGCACGAAGTCCGGGTCGTCCCGGCGACACTGGTGCCGGCGCTCGGAGTCGGAGCTCACGGCGTCAAGACCGATCGCCGCGATGCTCGAGTACTCAGCGAAGTTTCGTCACGTGTCGATCTACCTTCCGTCCACATCCCGAGCGCGATCTCTCGCTCTTGGAAAGCAACGTGCACTGCTCGCGAGTCGCTCGTCACTGCCAGGACGCAGCTGATCAACTCGACGCGCAGCTGGATGCGTTGCAATCTGCTCACCAGTTCCTCGCGCTCGTCCGACACGTTCGTGCGGAGACTGCGCGCTGCTGCTCTAGCCAGCCCCCACGGATTGCCCGACTTCATCGAGCATCAGCTTCAGGTCATCGAAGTGCTCAACGACCGAATTGCTCAGGCCGATGCGCAGCTCAAGCTTCTGGTGAGCGAGCATCCGGTTTGCCAGCGCCTCATGACCATTCCCGGCGTGGGTCCCGTCACGGCGCTCCGGTTCGTCGCGGCCGTCGATCGGATCGAGCGCTTTCCCGATGCTCACTCGCTGCAGTGTTACCTGGGCCTCGTTCCTGGAGAAAACTCCAGCTCCGAGCGCAAGAGACGCACTTCAATCACCAAGGCTGGGCCGCCACGAGTTCGCTGGGCCCTCGCCCAGGCGGCGTGGAGCTTCCGGCGCACCCAGAAGGCCGCTCCGCTGGCGCTCTGGGCCGACGAAGTAGAAAAGCGACGTGGCAAGATGATCGCCATGACCGCCCTCGCGCGACGCCTTGCAGGCATCATGTACGCGATCTGGCGCGACTGCTCCCGCTACGACCCCGCCCACCGGCGTCCAGTCCCGGACGCGTAG
- a CDS encoding phosphatidylserine decarboxylase, whose translation DEWVGKVPCNGDGTLIGIYMTALSVHYIRSPVPGSVSSIVPRPAVHENLHQTRTFVRLLWDMKPYEEGSRYITENARNTIAIDGEVPCVIVQIADRYVKECDAYVTPGEAVSAGQKIGMIRMGSQCDLFVPDSANVKLDCTPGARVVAGETILGTY comes from the coding sequence CGACGAGTGGGTGGGCAAGGTGCCGTGCAACGGCGATGGGACGCTCATCGGCATCTACATGACGGCCCTTTCGGTACACTACATCCGCTCTCCGGTGCCGGGCAGCGTCTCGAGCATCGTGCCGCGGCCGGCGGTTCACGAGAACCTGCACCAGACGCGGACCTTCGTGCGCCTGCTCTGGGACATGAAGCCCTACGAGGAGGGGAGCCGCTACATCACGGAGAACGCGCGCAACACGATCGCCATCGACGGAGAGGTTCCGTGCGTGATCGTGCAGATCGCGGACCGTTACGTGAAAGAGTGCGACGCCTACGTCACGCCGGGCGAAGCCGTCTCCGCCGGGCAGAAGATCGGCATGATCCGGATGGGGTCCCAGTGCGACCTCTTCGTGCCGGACAGCGCGAACGTGAAGCTCGACTGCACACCGGGCGCGCGCGTCGTCGCGGGCGAGACGATCCTCGGGACTTACTAA